The Panicum virgatum strain AP13 chromosome 6K, P.virgatum_v5, whole genome shotgun sequence nucleotide sequence GTGGCAGAACTTCTCACCTTCTAATGTACACTAATGGAAAGTTTTCCTTAAAATGTTTGCTCCATGAATGAAAAGTTTGCCTTAAAAGCTTGTGTTCGCTAACTGTTTCGTACGTTTATTGCAACAGTGGTATTAACTCTTCTTCCAGATGGATTGTTTGTGTCCAATTTTGCATTCCTGCAAGCATGTGTTAGATTGACATTGACTGGCTAGCTGAAGTAGAATGGGAGTGTCCAAAGTTTGTATCTAGTCTTGTGTACTTTTTGTTGGCCTCATTGGTTGGCCTCGTGTACACCAATCTGGTTGTTGATTCAGTACCAATTTGTTTTATTTCTGCTCATTCATGCTACTCCGATGCAAGTTAGCATTGCTTCTAATGGAATCATCACTTGGTTGAGCATAAGAAAAACTAGAGTCAAACTTTTTGTATATATCATTTCTCATCTCATTAGATGGCTTGCTGTTTGTACTTCTCTGTTCGTAAATGTGCATTCCTGCAAGTTTGAGTTAATCTGATCTTAGCTAGAAATTGTGAAGTTTCCAAAATAGTGCTCTAGTCCACCAACTCACCAACTTGATTGTTAGTTTGATATCAGGGTTATTTAAGCTCTGCTACACTATTGTGCTACTTTAGTCCACATGCAATCATTACTTCTAATGGAGTGATTTGATCACTTGGATGTGCATATGTAACCACAATGTGGGTTCAACTTTTGGTATATCCTGTCTCATTGGATAATGTGGCTTGCTGTTTGCTTTCTCTGTTCACAAGGAAGGTGCTCGCTCTTTGTGCCTTCCAAAACTTGAAGTTATGAGCTAATAAGTATTTAATTTACATGTACTTGCCTCTAAGTTAATTTCAACTTACTTTAACTGTTGGGATTTTCGTGTTAATTCTTCTTCCAGATAATGTATATTTGTGTGCAATGATGTTATTTGTTAGATACTGCAATCCTGTGGCATGATGCTGATCCATATGGTATCCAGTGTATGCATTAACTAGACACCTTGTTCTGCTCCTTATCTGATAAAATGGCCAGCATCAATCATCAAATTTAGTTTCAGTTATCTTTTACTGTGTTAATTCCATTATTGTTAATCATATGTATTGATTGGACAGATTGATCATGTGTTATGCATTATTCCTCCCTGAGTTTTTTGTTCTGAGTGTTCTTGGCTGTGGAATAAAATTTGTAAGTGAAGTTAATTATTCATAGGCACACATTAATGTCTAGCTGATAGACTCCACCTTCTATTCCTAGTCATGGCATCACACAGATTTTCCTTATGCTCACTCTATCATTAACCTATAAATTAAAGCTTTGATAAGTACTAGGAGGCAGGGGCATAAGTCCTTCCAATGTTTTGTCCATTtttgtctctctttttttcctgtTCCCTCTCTAGTGACTGTACCAGTCACTTGAAACAATGTATAGTCCTGAATCCTGACTGTACATTGTTTCAAGTGACTGGTTGATTCAGTATCACATTTGCTATCGTCATCCATAAGGTATTTGGTACATTCGATTGATCTAGTTATCTTGGTAATGTATTTTTGTAGTCGGTAATTACCCTAGTCAAACTCAAATGCAATTTTATCAATTGGTTGGCTGGGCATATGGCTGCCTTTGTAACTCACTTAAGTCTATGAAGGCTGGATTAACACAACATCCTGTGCTGTTTTTAGATGTTCAATTATCCCATTTTAGGGGTAGAGATTAAGTTGGCTCACTTTGCTGTGAGTGATTTTTTTTCATCATAAATACATGTGGTGAATGTTGATGATTGCACAAAGTTCCTTAATTTGCTGCTATGTAACTGTTTTGAGTACAATGTTTGGATAAATCTTCTCTAAGATGTTTCATTTAAGACTAATGGAGGGATACATTTTCCTAATGCACATACAGTGTGTGGTATTTAGTAGCATTGATTACTGTCTGTTAGTGCTGGAACTAATTTTTTTGTCATCTGATTAGAGTCAAGACCCTTGTGATCATCATATTTCATTTCTTATGAATTGATTGACTTGTATCCTTCCCATAGACCAAGGTCATACTTGATTAACACACACAACTTGGTGCTGATGTTGTTAAAAGTTAAAGTATCTGTAGTGTATAGATTTTTCCATGAACCTTGAGCAGCTAGCTTTTGCTGTCTTTGGTGTTTGTTCATTTTTTGTGTAATCATTGCCTCAGCCTACTAAGATTGTCATCCTGATTCTAGACTTAACCCAAATAGGTTGATTGCGCTGGTTATGGCCTGCTGCAGTGCCGTCTGGGCAACAACAATAGCTATacgcaggggtttattttacagACTTTTCAGCTTCTCAAACTATACTACAACAGCATGTGCAATCTATCTACAGAACATCCTACAGCCTATAACTTTCAACACTGCCTAATAATTTTGGATGAAATAGACCGTTTTGTGTTTGTGGGATATCGCTATCTTGTATTGAGATTGATAGCACACCAACAAAAGCTTTCTGTTAGCTCCTATCCTCGTTTGTGTTGCGttagttctcagtttcttttgagGCGGAAAGACCATGTGAGTTGCAATTTTTTAATATTCCAGTTCATGCAAAAAACTCATATTGGATATCAATATGTTCTGGTTGTTAGTTTCTATGCGTAAAACTGACTATACATTTTTTCCATTACAGGTGCCAATCTTCATACGTGGCATTTTGGAGTAAAAGAGCTCTAACTTTTCTGCGTGTCGATGGAGGAACAAGATTCAGTGCCGCTACACATTACCTGTTGTTGTGTCTGTCCTCGTACCATTTTGGAATGTATGGCATAGTTCAGCTAGGATATGGCTATCGTCCTGCAGTCTACATACGTAACCAGACGATGAGCGTCATTTTTGAAACTTAGGAAGTTCATTCTTTACTTTGCTGCATGTAACGTTCCAATGTGATGGGAACCATACACGGTTCAGGATCGGACATGTTCAGGCATGCAGATTACAGTTTACACCTTGGATCCTGGATCCAACCAAATGTAGTACCGTGACATGCATCAGGTTACCGATTGGCCTATGTCCGGCAGCTTCGCCGTTCGGTTTTTCAGTCCCGGCGCTTGTGATCAACGCCCTCCCGGCCCTGATTTCGACCGGACCAGACAGCCGCACGAAACACCCGCGGCCACGGGTGCACACGCGGTCCCTTTGTTTCCGCGCAAcgcgccgcgcgggccgctgGCCCGGCGCGTCCCCGCTCGGATCCGTTGGCGAGAGCGGGCTCTGCACGGGGGGCGTGGACGCGTGACCGGCTGACCGCCCGGCCGCTGCCGGGAGTTCCGGGTTTGCATTTCGGCGGGTGCGGGTGTGTTTCAGCTGCCAGCGCTCGTGCTCGCGTTGCCCTGTTCCTCTCATCCTTTGTGCTGCTTCACTGCGAGTTGCGACCAAGGTAACTGCGCTTGCGCTTGCACAACGTTGGTCGCACTCGCACCGGCCGGCGCGGAGAGTTGCCAAACGCAGAACGGCAGCACGTAGCGACCGGGTGCATGTTCGATCATCTGGTCAACCATGGGTGACAAACGGACAGATGAAATGAACCTCGGAATTAATGGACAGATCGGAATCCAGCTAATTTCTTCAACTTAGCAACTACAGGCCAAAATTTCTTAAGACTGATGAAGGTacagaaaaaaaatgcacaaGGGGTCGTTAAACAATTTCCGAATTCTCGTCGACAGTTATGGACCTTGATGTCACCTAGGATGAATGAACCAAGTAATAATCTCACATATAGTATGAACTGATTAAAAATTTTAAACAAGTATATGCTCATTTCGACTTTCTAGCTAGCTAGACTATTAAGAATCCACATAAAGTTGAAGGATTAGCCACGGGAGGAAACCACATCTGTTTGCACTAAAAATTGTGTAGATCAGATAGGTGCGCGCAGCAGATCCCCCCCTCTACAACTGCCGCTACGGGCACGCACGATTCCACACCCGACAGCTCCACAAGCTTCCGTCCCCGACCCGGCCACCTCTCAaaactaggggtggtaatgggccatggccctaatggcctcttcacagcccaataaagcccttaaaatttttagttcaaaaatacatatgtttagagcccggcccttttagggcccgatccttagattttctaattcaaaatgttgggccctttaccacccctactcaAAACCCCCCGGCTGCTCGCCTCCCTTTCCTCCGAAGTCCGAATCCTCCCCTCCACGGCTAGCGCCCCCACACCCCAGCGGCCcacgccctccaccgccgccgcgagcccacccacccaccaacccccacgccgcgcgccatggcgctgctctccgacgccgccgcgtTCTACACCTGGGCCGCCACGGCGTGGGCGTTCACCGCCAGCGCCGTCGTCGCGATCGCCCGGTGCTGGGCCCGCGGCCGCGACCTCCGCGTGGAGGACGTCTTCACCGGGTTCCGCGCGCCCCTGGTGCTTGTCGCCGCGCTGCTCTCCCAGGTCTCCTCAGGCTCTACACCGTCCGCGTGAGCATCCCCAAGGTATACCGGCGCGCGGgcttgctcggctcggctcCCCCCTGCCCCTTTCCTATCCCACCTCGCTTGTCCTCGGATTTGTGCTGGGTTTTGTGTGGTGACGCTGGTTCGTTCCCCGTGGTGACCGTGATCCCAGCGCCAGCGCGGAGGCCAGGAGGCCGTCGGCGTGGATGCGGCCGTGGAGAGCTTCCTGAGCGAGGAGGCGTACGTCTGGCCGGTCGGCGCCTGCATGTTCTGCCTCGTCGCCCTGCTGATCTTCCGTGCCTacgccgcgaggaggaggaggccgccgccgccgccgcctctgccgccgcgTGTGGTGGCTGGGCGGTGGGCTGGTGGCTGTAGCGTGAGCGTGAGCGTGAGCATCACCGAGCTGGTGCTCTTCCTGTTCTCTGTCCGCGAGCTGTGAGGATGGGCTCCTTCGTGGCCGCCGTCgcagtgcgcgtgcgcgtgctcgCCCGGCTCGTCTTGCCGTTGATCTGGGTAGTTGCTCCATTTCCCGTTCCGTCAGGCATCTCCAATCGAGTGTCGGATTTGCGAACGCTGGGACTTTCATAATTTGGGCGCGACGAGCAGCGCATCGTGCTTAGCTCTCACTTGAGCGCCGAGCGCGTCTCCGTCGTCCCGAAGTTGGCACTGTACCCGTGTGGCCGTGTCCGTGTCTTCCCTGCATTGGTCGTACGTGTCACTGGGTTGGCTGATTCAAGAGCCTGCGCCAGCGAAGTGGCCAAGTGGGGTTTGAGAGCGCTAGTTGTGCCGTTCTGCGCTTAGCGACATTGCAAGCTTCCTGGCCTCTGTTGTTTCGTGCTTCGTCCAATCGTCCTTCCCAACTTGATCATCAGCCGAGATTCTTTACAGAGGGGAAGTGAGGTACGAGTACAGGTACACGACTGACTGAGTTTTTTAAATTTTAGACAAGGAATAAAGCGGGCTCTATATCCATCTGGTGGTCGGTGGATATTTACAGCCAATAGTTCCGTGAGTTCTTAGACTCTAAACCTTGAAAGAGGATCTCAAAATACAAGAAAGAAAACTCTAAAACAAAGGGAAAAAAACTAGAAGACTAAACTTCAATTTCCTTCTTCGCTCCCGTTTCGTCCTTGCAAAGTCTTTACGCAACACCAAACTAGCACATCTCTCGTCTTCTTAAAAATTTGATGTCCTCAAGCTGCTAACTAACAATGTCAGACCAGAGGATATCCAAGGCGACCCGTCAAGAAAAAAAACGACATCAAAGGTTTTCACTCGGAGATCCACCAACAGCTGCAGTCAACATCTCACAATGCCTCGTAGGAAACAACGTCGAAAAGTGCCACTGTTGTCGACCGGCGTCATGCTGGAAGATGCTTTCTCCCGAAATACAGCACCACCGTAAGCGATGGTGATGCCTCTCTTCGAGTCATTTGGCCATGCCACATCGAAGAAAGGCCCGGTGGCCGCGCGGCCCGTGGACCCGCCGCTGACTTGGCAGCCCGCCTCACGGCCTCAGCACCATGAGCTGCTGAGCTCCCCAGCAGTGCCAAGCACGGCCTGCAGGGTAGGTAGCCACGTAGGGGCTGCTGCAGGCtgccggcagcggcgagggaTTGCGAGCACAACCGCCATCCCTGACGCGTGAGACTTGGAGGCGCAAGAGACCGGCCATCCACGCCCCTCCCCCCGACCGATCTGCAAGGGGCAAGGCCCAACGGACCGGTAGGTGGCGGATCCACTATCACCGGCGCTGGATCTTCAATGGGCAGGCAAAGGATGTGCCCACCGGTAGGTGGCGGATTCATATCGTCAATACCTTACTTGAAAAGAAACCATATATATTAGCTACAAATTTATATTAGTTGAAACGACATGATATTTTAATAATTATTTTTGCAAGTATTATTCATGAAAGAAATTTGCATGGAAGTGTGATAATAGCTTACCGAGTGATCTAATAAATAAAGGACAAACATGTAGCATTAATCAATCTGCCTACtctaaagttaaaacaaaaatatgtaGCGTTACCTCTGTTGTTGCCTGCTGTAATTAATTGTAGCTACTCTGGCTGATGCCGCCTTGCACAGATCGTTCACTGAATATCAGAGTTTCATCGACAAAGATACTTTGCTTTAATAAATTTTATTACTTAACTCATCCCCGTATATTCATGATGAGCTATGGACGAATATGCAAGCAAGAGAGTACCTTGTAGGGGGGTTTGTTAAGCTGATGCCGCAGCGCATGGAGAGGCTGAGAACTTCGAGCAATCTGATGTTCAATGCTTCGAAGATCTCCGGCGACGTGTAGAGATCGCATAGGCAAGTTCTGGAACTCCGGCGGCGATGCGTAGAGATCGTAGAGGCGAGCCACGTTGTGGAACTCCAGCGGCGAGTCCTACATATTGCTTTTATGAAGTCAACCTATTCTCCTCGTATGGGTtctgtttagatttttttaaaaaaaaattgtctcATTTATGAAAACATGATGACGTCGTCAACTTGTTTTTCTCGTATGGATTCTGTTTAGATCTGTGATTAACGTATTCATGTGCCGCACGTTAAGTACATTGGTTGCGATGAGCCCAGCTAATAAGATAAGGGGTATTTTTGACTAATTTTATTacaatggcagtggtgggttaTTTAAATTTCTGTTATTTTCTCGATAAGGGGTATTTTTGattaattttattataatggcagtggtgggtaatttaaatttttcttattttctccgattaacgtgaaaatttctaggccttgagagtgaacgtggaggctccatttgttgcccaaataataagataatagattgcaCAAAATATCACGTCTTTTTTAAGCAAAAAAAGGAATAATCCAGAGCATGATGCTACTAGTCCAGTTATTTAGATATCAAGTGAGGCGCAAGGCTTTGGTTGGGTTGCGACACTGGTTGGCTTGGTCCGAAggccgtggtggctagtcataGGCGGGATGCGACCATGGACCGGCCACCACAATCTTGGGACCAAGTCAACAAGGCACAACTCAACTAAGGCTTTAGGCTTAACTAAATTTAAACAACTATCTTGATAGGTAAGAGATACCCCTCCTTATATATTGTGTTCTGATGACATCGATTTTCAATGTGGAACTAAACTCATGTTGTATATATGTTGCCTAATTTCTTTTACTTTATATGGAAAAATAAACTGCACAATTGTCCATATATGTATCCTTAATGAGCTTCGATCTCACCTTATTCATTCATCATCTGATTGGTCATTATTATACATGTGGATGCTTATATAACCATGAGAATTATAACGACGTACATATTCTTATTCAAACACGCACAAAGCCACGCAGTGGAACAACAGCTGTTAGGCTGTTAGGATCGACACAGTGCATAAATCGAGTagtatttctttcttttctttgcatcAAGTGCAAAAGTCTCTAGTTCTATTGCATAGACGGTATAGGAAGGAACACAGTGTGtgagtagagagagagaccatcaccaccagCGCTTGAGCTCGATCCAGCGGCCATCTcgggttcgttgatggagatccgctcaagGGCGGCGACGAGTGAAGCAGAGAGGTCGACGTCGGGCCGACAgtgtcgaggacggtggcggcgacggcgggagggAGTCGGCTGCAGCGGAGGAAACGCCAgtgaagcagaggcggcggcttcCCGTTGCTCCTGCGCTCCCtcagatcggctagggttttcgGTGGGTTTGGCGGCGCACTGGTGAACCTCGTACCGTgtgccgccggcctccaccttTCTTTATAGCGCAGTgcaacgggggcccaccaaccattaagggttggacgccccagatcagggcgcggattaaggACCTAATAGGCCGttattaggaaggagatcaaccTAACAACAGCTTCTACTAATTAGCTCTAAGTTGGATTATTGTATTCTCTAGAAATTAGAGTGGTCAGGCGCCTTGTATATACAGTAATCCCATCCCTTTTCGAGCATGTGGATTAAAAGGTAGTTAGAATAGAAATTATTAGGAACCTTATAACAATTTGACGCAAGGATATCCTCTAAATCCATATATAGGAGTAAATGTACTCTTTCACAATCGAATTGCATCCATTTACCGTATAGCTACAACTTCCATGGCAGATATTTTTCAACTGAATTGAATTGGATCAAGTTATTCCTTGCTATATAACGCAAAGTCTTGATAAGTTATAAGGTTACTCTTTACGGTTCGAGCTAGACGCAAAATCTTGAGTTGAGTTGTGACACTATGACCCTAGTTTGGTTATGGTCTATTATTCACGCGGCATTCCAAATACACCCCAAATCATGACATCCGGTTTCCGCACTGCTCCTTGCTGGTAAGTTGCAGCTAAATTCATATTCCATAGTTATATAGTTTGTTTGATTTTATAATGATAATTTATTTTGTACGAGTTTTTTATTTTGACGTCCAAAGAGATTGAAAACAGAAGATACACTATCAGCGTGTTGTCTGGCAGATTGGTTTGGGTTAGGTGCACGACATCCCATGGCGCGGCTGCTTGTTGCTTTCAAGTTACaactaaattcaaattttgtgatATTAGTTTGTTCATTTAGAAAATAGTGAACAATTTTATATGAGATATTATTCATTTATGAAGATATGCCCCATTAAGCAACTTGTTTGGATTAGTTTGAGTTAGGCGCAAGATCTTGCTTGAATTCTGGCACCGGTCGATTTAGACCTAAGATTGTGGTAGCTAGTCATAGAGGACGTGGGCTACAAACTCCAATACCAGCCACCACAATCTTAGGACGAGATCAACTAGGCCATAACTCAACCAAAGCCATGGGCCTAACTTCATGTAAATCAACTTGTTTGTGGGATGAGAGCTATTCCATCATATATGCTGTGATATCTCCACATCAAGTTTCAATGTGGAACTAAACCGCTCATAATTATAATACAAATTatatatgaattaattatatCCTATCTATTCGATGTGTATGTGCCCTATTATTTTAGATGGATATCAGCTATGCCATGGTTTTAGATGGCAAATCCATCATCCATTCGGGTGTAGtggtttgtaataaaaaaaCTCATCCATGGGGATACTGCAAATCCATTTGGAGCTGCAACCCCAAATCCATTGGCAAATCCATCATCCTGAACACACCCTGGTAGCTTTTCAAGGAGGAGCAAGGCAGTTGTGTCTGTCGTGATACTGCAAATCTGTTACGTTTGTTATTCTCTGCTCTGACTTGCTAGTACAAGTATTGACATTACGTTGAATTTGAAGCTCTACTTCGGGTCCTTAAAAAAAACTGTATTTTGGGCAGGTTGTAGCACAGGTTTCAGCTGTCCAGTTTTCTTAGTGTTGACCAGAAATTGTGTAGGGCATGGCCAAGGTTAAGCATAATTCTATAGAAAAATAGCGCAACTACAATGAAATGATTTGTTTCTATCCGAATCGAACTCGATGCGAACCGAACATGCCCAGATGAAGCTCCGGCTGTCATCCAGGTAAAAGAAAACAGAGTACCGGGCAGAGTAACTGCTCTGTAAGTTCTAGCATCATCATGTGAATCTCTGCCTCTGGTGTGGAAAATAAGCATAGCCAGCAAAAAGCAGTGCACAGCTAGCTGGGTGCCCTTAGCACAGCCCAGCGAACCCCTCCTCCATTTGGGCCAGACCCAACATGACCCAGTGGGCTCCACGCGGCACACGGACACGCTTCCGCTCAGAACGCCCCCGTGCTCCGCAGCGCCCCGCTCTTCTCACGCCACGCGGTCACGCTCACGCCCACGCTCGCGGCGCTCAGACCAACTCGGCAACTCGTCTGCTCCCCAGCGCGGAAAGCTCGTAGACCCTAGGGtttcccatggcggcggcggcgaggactccAAGCGGCCGGCGGCTCGTCTCCCTGGCCGTGCTCGCCGCGTTCCTGCTCGGCGCACTCTGGCTGGCGAGCGCCCTCCACGTCTCCAGGTCCCTGGAGCGCTTCCTCGCCGTGGAGTGCTCGGTGTGGGGCCACGAGGAGAGCTGCTTCGTCGCGATCAGGTGGGCGGGCACCGCGGGCTTCGTCGCTCTGGCGTCCGCCGTCGCGCTGTCCTACGGggaggccgcgcgccgccgtgaaCAGGTGGTTCGTCATCCACCGGCTCGCTTCTTCCTTCTGCCCGCAGCGTTACCCCTCTTCTCCTCCCCCTTTTTCTGTGGCTCTACATGTATTGATTTTGATTGCTGGTGTTCGCTGCTTCGCTTCTCTTGGCGGTAGGCCGGTGGAGCAAAGGGTGAGGACGAAGGCCCTCCTGGTCGCGAGCCGGAACGCGATCGTGCCAGTGCTGTGACCATTCACGCCATTGCGCTTTACCAGATCTACTTGATGCCTGCTGTGCTCTTCATTGTGGGCAAGGCGCTCAGCTACGCAGGCGCTCGGCTTCTGCGGATCTCTCGACCACAGGCGATGCCAGAGAAGCACTTCAGTACCTTCATCTTGCTGTGCTGTTGGGAGCTGTGGAAACGCCGCAACAATGTGGTGTTTCGGGGAGAAAGAGCGACGATTCAAGAGACGCTGAGGGCCAGCCGAGCAGATGTAGAGCTATGGAAACATAGACTACGCCAAGAAGACCGCTGGGTAGTGGCGGCCTGGTGCGCGAGGCTGCATAATGGCTAGATAAGCTAAAAAACGTGTTTGGTGTTGGAGTTGAGTGGGTGACACTTttggcaagtgttcgccaactGTAAAACTTTTTTGAATTCAGCCATTTGGGGCAATTTGGCAATACAATCAGGTGGGGATCCTCTCCCCCCCGTTGAcagtcaaaaaaaaaacgcaGGCGCTCGGCGTCTCGTGAAGGACCCGGCTGATCAGGAGGCTGCTCATCTGTTCCATACCGGTTCCAACATCCACAATGCCGCATACCCGGCTCTGTCTGTTGTGCACTGCTGCTCCGTCATTCCCTACATGCTGCTGCGATTGGTGTGGTTTGTGAGAGACAATTGTGTGGGATCGTCGCTGGTGGCATGCGATGCCCAAATGTGAGGTAATTTATCACTTCTCTGTCTGCATTAATTGGTGTCCAAAGCTCACTAAGTGATAGAATTGGAATTTTGCAAATTATCTGAAGAGTGAACAAGGTATCACCAAACTTTGCTAAATCTCTGCTGTCCTTAATAGGTAACAGCTCTATGTGTCCCCATGATCCTTGTGAGTAGCTCAATGACATGATTGGTGAGACTAAATATAGTGAGGTGTAAAGGACCTCTTCCTTGGACATATACTGCACCTAATAGCTTTTTGCTCTGTACATGTATGGTTATTCATACTAGACTCTGCTGTTAGGCACTAGCTATTTGGTAAAACATTGCATAT carries:
- the LOC120639186 gene encoding uncharacterized protein LOC120639186 codes for the protein MAAAARTPSGRRLVSLAVLAAFLLGALWLASALHVSRSLERFLAVECSVWGHEESCFVAIRWAGTAGFVALASAVALSYGEAARRREQAGGAKGEDEGPPGREPERDRASAVTIHAIALYQIYLMPAVLFIVGKALSYAGARRLVKDPADQEAAHLFHTGSNIHNAAYPALSVVHCCSVIPYMLLRLVWFVRDNCVGSSLVACDAQM